The sequence GACAACGCCGGGGTGACGTGGGCGCGGCTTCGACCCAACTGGGACGGAGACCTCTATGCCCTCGAGTTCTACGACACGAAACACGGCGTCGCGGTTGGAGACGGGATGATCATCCTTGCCACCCACGATGGTGGCGAGACCTGGGTGCGTTCGGGCCCGATGGAAGGCAACCGATCGTTGAGCGATGTCGCGTTCGTCAACCGGGACACCGTCGTGGCCGTCGGCTCCGAGCTGACCGATCCTCTGTTTGCGGTCAGCGAGGACGGTGGTGACGCCTGGTCGCTCGTGGCGACCGGTCTCAGCGGTATCCGGTTTTCCAGCGTGGCCGTGTCCGGCGCGAGGGTGCTGGCGCTTGAGGCCGGTAGCGCGACCATGCACGAGGCGACGGAACTGGGCCGCCAGTGGACGACGCGATCGCTCCCGCAGCCCTGCGACTACCTCGGGTTCGCGGACGACACGACGGGCGTTCTGGTTGCGGCGAGTTCGGCCTCCTATCGAACCATCAATGGTGGGGTCACGTGGTCATTTATCAGCGGCCTGACGGCCTACGGCGAGCCGGTATTCCAGAACCCGAGCCGTGGCGTCATCGTCGATTTCGCGAACGTCTCGGTGACGCAGAACGCCGGGGTTACGTGGCAGTCCACGCCTTTGAGCGAACAGATCACGACGGGACAGTTCGGCGACGACGCCCACGGCGTGTTCTTCGCGCCCCTCAGCACCAATACGCCGAACCAATTTGTCGACGCGTACTACACGACGTCGAACGGGGGCGCATCGTTGACGCCGCACCCCACGCGGTCGCTCGATCAGCCCACCTTCGTGGATTTCGTGAGCCCGAGCGTGGGGTTCGTTACCCTCGGCGGGCGCGACGCCGACATTTCCGAAGTGGCGGTCACGAGGGACGGCGGTGAAACGTGGGCCAGCGCCCCCCTCGATTCGAGCCTCATC comes from Candidatus Krumholzibacteriia bacterium and encodes:
- a CDS encoding YCF48-related protein; this translates as MTTINQVRFASPTRAFAVGRFGTLLRSDNAGVTWARLRPNWDGDLYALEFYDTKHGVAVGDGMIILATHDGGETWVRSGPMEGNRSLSDVAFVNRDTVVAVGSELTDPLFAVSEDGGDAWSLVATGLSGIRFSSVAVSGARVLALEAGSATMHEATELGRQWTTRSLPQPCDYLGFADDTTGVLVAASSASYRTINGGVTWSFISGLTAYGEPVFQNPSRGVIVDFANVSVTQNAGVTWQSTPLSEQITTGQFGDDAHGVFFAPLSTNTPNQFVDAYYTTSNGGASLTPHPTRSLDQPTFVDFVSPSVGFVTLGGRDADISEVAVTRDGGETWASAPLDSSLI